A window of Candidatus Pantoea floridensis contains these coding sequences:
- the hpxO gene encoding FAD-dependent urate hydroxylase HpxO: MKAIVIGAGIGGMSAAIALEKAGFDTTVFEAVKEMKPVGAAISIWPNGVKCLNALGMKASLRVLGGNMAYMAYNDAHSGHTLTRFSMTPLVQQVGEYPYPVARAELQAMLIDTYGRSRISFGKRVTQVEQTEQGVTAWFDDGSQAEGDFLIAADGAHSVIRHYVLGESVERRYAGYVNWNGLVTIDETIAPADQWTTFVGEGKRVSLMPVSGNRFYFFFDVPLPKGLPEDRSTLKNDLKGYFSGWADPVQRLIESLNPQTTNRVEIHDIEPFSRFVKGRVALLGDAAHSTTPDIGQGGCAAMEDAVVLAQTLAAHSLGIEDALLRYEARRVDRTKDLVLKARKRCDVTHAKDAEVTAAWYADLKNETGERVLAGMIETIEGGPFG; encoded by the coding sequence ATGAAAGCGATTGTCATTGGTGCGGGCATTGGTGGGATGAGTGCCGCTATTGCGCTGGAGAAAGCGGGTTTTGATACAACGGTGTTTGAAGCAGTGAAAGAGATGAAGCCGGTGGGTGCGGCAATCTCTATCTGGCCAAACGGCGTTAAATGCCTCAATGCATTAGGCATGAAAGCGTCGCTGCGCGTACTGGGCGGCAACATGGCGTATATGGCTTACAACGATGCGCACAGCGGCCATACGCTCACCCGCTTCAGCATGACGCCGCTGGTGCAACAGGTTGGTGAATATCCTTACCCGGTGGCACGCGCCGAATTACAGGCAATGCTAATCGACACCTACGGTCGTTCGCGTATCAGCTTCGGCAAGCGCGTGACCCAGGTTGAGCAAACCGAGCAAGGCGTCACCGCCTGGTTTGATGATGGCAGCCAGGCCGAGGGCGATTTCCTGATTGCCGCTGACGGTGCGCATTCAGTGATCCGTCACTATGTGTTGGGCGAGAGCGTGGAGCGGCGTTATGCCGGCTACGTTAACTGGAACGGTCTGGTGACCATTGATGAAACCATCGCGCCTGCCGATCAGTGGACCACTTTTGTTGGGGAAGGCAAACGCGTGTCGCTGATGCCGGTTAGCGGCAATCGCTTCTACTTTTTCTTCGATGTCCCCCTGCCGAAAGGCTTACCGGAAGATCGTTCCACGCTGAAAAACGATCTTAAAGGCTACTTCAGCGGCTGGGCCGATCCGGTGCAACGCTTGATTGAAAGCCTCAATCCACAAACCACTAATCGGGTAGAAATTCACGATATCGAACCCTTCAGCCGTTTCGTCAAAGGTCGCGTGGCCTTGCTGGGCGATGCAGCGCACAGCACCACGCCGGATATCGGGCAAGGTGGCTGCGCGGCAATGGAAGATGCGGTGGTGCTGGCGCAGACGCTGGCAGCGCATTCGCTGGGGATTGAGGATGCGCTGCTACGCTACGAAGCACGGCGCGTGGATCGCACCAAAGATCTGGTCCTTAAGGCGCGCAAGCGCTGCGATGTGACGCATGCGAAAGATGCTGAAGTGACCGCGGCGTGGTACGCGGATTTGAAAAACGAAACCGGCGAGCGCGTGCTGGCCGGAATGATCGAAACCATTGAAGGCGGGCCGTTCGGGTGA
- the dcp gene encoding peptidyl-dipeptidase Dcp — protein MTSRANPFFTASRLPYQTPPFDQIQEDDFLPALEAGIAEKRREVAAIANNPDAPDFANTYEALERSGQLLKRVNLVFGAMTSANTSDRLQEIDEQITPQLTALNDEICLNSQLFARLDSVYQQRGSQCPDAEAMRLVEVTWQHFQLAGASLSEADKTQLRACNQELASLSTRFGNKLLAATKAGAYVVSDVRALAGLSEDDLAHAKAAAEARGLHGEWLIALQNTTQQPALQSLEVRATREALFQQALTRSEQGDDNDTRAIVLRMAQLRAQQASLLGFKTYAEWSMQDQMAKTPDAAFAFMRNIVPAARARAEREAADIQRAIEQAHHRFPLRVWDWNFYAEQVRKDKYALDESQIRPYFELNNVLEKGVFWSASQLFGIRFSQRHDLPVYHPDVNVYEIFDADDTPLALFYTDFFKRDNKSGGAWMSNFVDQSTLLGSKPVIYNVCNYTKPQAGQPALLSWDEVITLFHEFGHALHGLFANQRYPSLSGTATPRDFVEFPSQINEHWASNEAVFANYARHYQSGEAMPGELRDKMVRAAKFNKGYDMTELLAAALLDLQWHSLTTQDNPQDVSHFELQALAAENIALAAVPPRYRSSYFRHIWGGGYAAGYYAYIWTQMLADDGYQAFVERGGLTRENGQQFRDHILSRGNSTDLQHLWLAWRGREPEIGPMLKNRGLEDA, from the coding sequence ATGACTTCACGAGCCAATCCGTTTTTCACCGCCAGCCGTTTGCCGTATCAAACGCCACCCTTTGATCAGATTCAGGAAGACGATTTTCTGCCTGCGCTAGAAGCGGGCATTGCAGAAAAACGCCGCGAAGTGGCGGCAATCGCCAACAATCCGGATGCGCCAGACTTTGCCAACACCTATGAGGCGCTGGAGCGCAGCGGTCAGCTGTTAAAACGCGTCAATCTGGTGTTTGGCGCGATGACCTCTGCCAATACCAGCGATCGCCTGCAGGAAATCGACGAACAGATTACGCCGCAGCTCACCGCGCTGAACGATGAAATCTGCCTTAACAGCCAGCTGTTCGCCCGCCTCGATAGCGTGTATCAACAGCGCGGTTCGCAGTGTCCGGATGCCGAAGCGATGCGTCTGGTGGAAGTCACCTGGCAGCATTTCCAGCTGGCGGGCGCTAGCCTGAGCGAAGCCGATAAAACCCAACTGCGTGCCTGCAATCAGGAACTGGCGAGCCTCAGCACGCGCTTTGGCAACAAGCTCTTAGCCGCCACCAAAGCGGGCGCCTATGTGGTAAGCGATGTGCGGGCGTTGGCAGGATTAAGTGAAGACGATCTGGCGCACGCCAAAGCCGCCGCCGAAGCGCGCGGTTTACACGGTGAATGGCTGATCGCCCTGCAAAACACCACCCAGCAACCGGCCTTACAATCGCTGGAGGTACGCGCCACGCGTGAAGCGTTGTTCCAGCAGGCACTAACGCGCAGCGAGCAGGGCGATGATAACGACACGCGCGCCATCGTGTTGCGCATGGCGCAGCTACGCGCTCAGCAGGCGAGCTTGCTCGGATTCAAAACCTATGCCGAATGGAGCATGCAGGATCAGATGGCAAAAACGCCAGATGCCGCGTTTGCCTTTATGCGTAACATTGTGCCTGCCGCGCGCGCACGCGCAGAACGCGAAGCCGCTGATATCCAGCGCGCCATTGAGCAAGCGCATCACCGTTTCCCGCTGCGCGTCTGGGACTGGAATTTCTATGCCGAGCAGGTACGCAAAGATAAATACGCGCTGGATGAGAGCCAAATCCGCCCTTATTTCGAGCTGAACAACGTGCTGGAGAAGGGCGTGTTTTGGTCCGCCAGCCAGCTGTTTGGTATCCGTTTTAGCCAGCGTCACGATCTGCCGGTTTATCATCCCGACGTCAACGTGTATGAGATTTTCGATGCCGACGATACACCGCTAGCGCTGTTCTACACCGATTTCTTCAAGCGCGATAACAAGAGCGGCGGCGCGTGGATGAGCAATTTTGTCGACCAAAGCACGCTGCTCGGCAGCAAGCCGGTGATCTACAACGTCTGCAACTACACCAAGCCGCAGGCTGGCCAGCCGGCGCTGCTGAGCTGGGACGAAGTGATTACGCTGTTCCATGAATTTGGTCACGCGCTGCACGGTTTATTTGCGAACCAGCGTTATCCGAGCCTGTCCGGCACCGCCACGCCGCGCGATTTTGTCGAGTTCCCGTCGCAGATCAACGAGCATTGGGCCAGCAACGAAGCGGTGTTTGCTAACTATGCGCGTCACTACCAAAGCGGCGAGGCGATGCCTGGCGAATTGCGTGACAAGATGGTGCGTGCCGCGAAGTTCAACAAAGGCTATGACATGACCGAGCTGCTGGCCGCGGCGCTTCTGGATTTGCAGTGGCATTCGCTCACGACCCAAGATAATCCGCAGGACGTGAGTCACTTTGAACTACAAGCGCTGGCGGCGGAAAACATCGCGCTGGCGGCGGTTCCGCCGCGTTATCGTTCCAGCTATTTCCGTCACATTTGGGGCGGCGGTTATGCGGCCGGTTATTACGCCTATATCTGGACGCAGATGCTGGCCGATGATGGCTATCAGGCCTTTGTTGAACGAGGTGGATTAACACGCGAAAACGGCCAGCAGTTCCGCGACCATATTCTGTCGCGCGGCAATAGCACCGACCTGCAGCATCTGTGGCTGGCCTGGCGCGGCAGAGAGCCGGAGATCGGCCCGATGCTGAAAAACCGTGGTCTGGAGGACGCGTAA
- the xdhC gene encoding xanthine dehydrogenase accessory protein XdhC, with amino-acid sequence MIYHDWISVLHSLREKRESCVLITVLSERGSVPRDRGSKMVVSASDTFLTIGGGHLEYQCIAQARAMLQQRCTQPRSEEFALAARLGQCCGGHATLLFEPLMQHQPEIHLFGAGHVGQALVNLLATLPCHITWIDSRAAQFRTVPAGVTVRQVDDPIDCVQEAAPDSYFVVMTHDHPLDLALSEAILRRGDFRYAGVIGSATKAQRFRYRLEGKGIAAESVARLRCPIGLADVKGKLPAEIAVAVAGEIISVYQQQAISC; translated from the coding sequence ATGATTTATCATGACTGGATCAGCGTGCTGCACAGCCTGCGCGAAAAGCGCGAAAGCTGCGTGCTCATCACCGTGCTCAGCGAGCGTGGCTCGGTACCGCGCGATCGCGGCAGTAAGATGGTGGTAAGCGCCAGCGATACGTTTCTGACAATTGGCGGTGGTCATCTTGAGTACCAGTGCATTGCGCAAGCGCGTGCCATGCTGCAGCAGCGGTGCACGCAACCGCGCAGTGAAGAGTTCGCGCTGGCCGCACGTCTCGGCCAGTGCTGCGGCGGTCACGCCACGTTGCTGTTTGAGCCGCTGATGCAGCATCAGCCGGAAATTCACCTGTTTGGTGCCGGTCATGTTGGCCAGGCGTTGGTGAATTTACTGGCCACCTTGCCGTGCCATATCACCTGGATTGATAGCCGCGCCGCACAGTTTCGCACGGTACCGGCTGGCGTCACGGTGCGCCAGGTCGACGATCCAATCGACTGTGTGCAGGAAGCCGCACCTGACAGTTACTTTGTGGTAATGACCCACGATCATCCGCTGGATCTGGCGCTCAGCGAGGCGATTCTGCGCCGCGGCGATTTCCGCTATGCCGGGGTGATTGGCTCGGCGACGAAAGCCCAGCGCTTTCGCTATCGGCTGGAGGGCAAAGGCATTGCTGCCGAATCCGTTGCACGCCTGCGCTGCCCGATTGGTTTAGCGGATGTGAAGGGTAAGTTGCCAGCTGAAATTGCGGTGGCGGTGGCGGGCGAAATCATCAGCGTTTATCAGCAGCAGGCGATAAGTTGTTGA
- the xdhB gene encoding xanthine dehydrogenase molybdopterin binding subunit yields MSHNRPELNETLLKTQFATGMQSGVGRSNKHESADKHVSGEALYIDDKPDLPGLLHLCPRLSEHAHARILKLDVQPCYAVPGVVSVLTWRDVPGLNDVGPLEPGDPLLAQDNIEYFGQIVIAVAADSPEAARAGAAAAVIEYEALPAVLDVREALEQRFFVQQPHVHQRGDAEAALARAPRRIKGEFHIGGQEHFYLETQTALVIPGEDDSLQVFSSTQNPTEVQKLVAEVMGITMNKVTIDMRRMGGGFGGKETQAAGVACLCAIAARQLRKPVKMRLARRDDMQITGKRHPFFVRYDVGVDDDGRFCGVKIDLAGNCGYSLDLSGSIVDRAMFHADNAYYLGDALITGYRCRTHTASNTAYRGFGGPQGMVAIEQIMDHIAREMGLDPLELRKRNYYGKTDRNITHYHQQVEDNLLDEMTAQLETSSEYAARRREISAFNASNRLMKRGLALTPVKFGISFTSSFLNQAGALILIYTDGTVQLNHGGTEMGQGLNTKVAQIVAEVLQIDISQIQVTATDTGKVPNTSPTAASSGADLNGKAAQNAAQILRDRMTEMLCQQHQCAADAVSFSNGIVRVGEKHFTFAQVAQLAWLNQVPLSATGFYKVPGIHYDRAAGRGKPFYYFSYGAACCEVLVDTLTGEYRLLRADILHDVGASLNPAIDIGQVEGGFVQGMGWLTCEELVWNDKGKLLTDGPASYKIPAISDVPSDLRVTLVENRKNPQDTVFHSKAVGEPPFMLGIAVWCALQDAVASVDNYRRHPQLDAPATPERVFWGIQRLSGAEHDLS; encoded by the coding sequence ATGTCTCATAACCGCCCGGAACTGAATGAAACCCTGCTGAAAACGCAGTTCGCCACCGGCATGCAAAGTGGCGTGGGACGCAGCAACAAACATGAAAGTGCCGACAAGCACGTCTCCGGTGAAGCGCTGTATATTGACGATAAGCCGGATTTACCGGGATTACTGCATCTCTGTCCGCGCCTCAGCGAGCACGCGCACGCGCGCATCCTCAAGCTGGATGTGCAACCCTGTTACGCGGTGCCGGGCGTGGTCAGCGTATTGACCTGGCGCGATGTGCCGGGTCTCAACGATGTTGGGCCGCTGGAGCCGGGCGATCCGCTGCTGGCGCAGGACAACATCGAATACTTCGGCCAAATTGTGATTGCCGTCGCGGCCGACTCACCGGAAGCGGCGCGTGCCGGCGCTGCGGCAGCGGTCATTGAATATGAAGCACTTCCGGCGGTACTCGACGTGCGTGAAGCACTGGAACAGCGCTTCTTTGTGCAGCAGCCACATGTTCATCAGCGCGGTGATGCGGAAGCCGCGCTGGCGCGCGCGCCTCGGCGAATCAAGGGCGAGTTTCATATCGGCGGCCAGGAGCACTTCTATCTGGAAACCCAGACGGCGCTGGTGATTCCTGGCGAAGACGACAGCCTGCAGGTGTTCTCCTCCACGCAAAACCCCACCGAAGTGCAAAAACTGGTGGCGGAAGTGATGGGCATCACCATGAACAAAGTCACCATCGATATGCGCCGCATGGGCGGTGGCTTTGGTGGCAAAGAGACGCAGGCGGCGGGCGTGGCCTGTTTATGTGCTATCGCCGCACGGCAATTGCGTAAACCGGTGAAGATGCGTCTGGCGCGGCGCGACGATATGCAAATCACCGGCAAACGCCACCCGTTTTTTGTACGTTACGACGTCGGCGTTGATGACGATGGGCGCTTCTGCGGCGTGAAAATTGATTTGGCCGGCAACTGCGGCTATTCGCTCGATCTCAGCGGATCGATTGTCGATCGCGCGATGTTTCACGCCGATAACGCCTATTACCTGGGCGATGCGCTGATCACCGGCTATCGCTGCCGCACTCACACCGCGTCTAACACTGCTTATCGCGGCTTCGGCGGCCCGCAGGGCATGGTGGCGATTGAGCAGATCATGGATCACATCGCGCGGGAAATGGGACTGGACCCGCTTGAGCTGCGCAAACGCAACTATTATGGCAAAACCGATCGCAACATCACCCATTATCACCAGCAGGTGGAAGACAATCTGCTGGATGAGATGACCGCCCAACTCGAAACCAGCAGCGAATATGCGGCACGTCGCCGTGAAATAAGCGCCTTTAACGCCAGTAATCGTTTGATGAAACGTGGGCTGGCGCTGACGCCAGTGAAATTTGGCATCTCCTTTACCTCCAGCTTCCTTAATCAGGCTGGCGCGCTGATTTTGATATACACCGATGGCACGGTGCAGCTCAATCATGGTGGCACCGAAATGGGTCAGGGGTTAAACACCAAAGTGGCGCAGATTGTGGCGGAAGTGCTGCAAATCGATATCAGCCAGATTCAGGTCACCGCCACCGATACCGGTAAAGTGCCGAATACCTCGCCAACTGCCGCCTCAAGCGGCGCCGATCTCAACGGCAAAGCGGCGCAGAATGCCGCGCAAATCCTGCGCGATCGCATGACCGAGATGCTGTGTCAGCAGCATCAATGTGCTGCTGACGCGGTGAGCTTTAGTAACGGCATTGTGCGCGTTGGTGAGAAGCACTTTACTTTTGCGCAGGTGGCACAGCTTGCCTGGCTTAACCAGGTGCCGCTCTCTGCCACCGGCTTCTATAAAGTGCCGGGTATCCATTACGATCGTGCCGCCGGCCGCGGCAAACCGTTCTATTACTTCTCTTACGGCGCCGCCTGCTGCGAAGTGTTGGTCGATACCCTGACCGGTGAATACCGCCTGCTGCGCGCCGATATTCTGCATGATGTGGGCGCCTCACTGAATCCCGCTATCGATATCGGGCAAGTGGAGGGCGGTTTCGTGCAGGGCATGGGCTGGCTCACCTGCGAAGAGCTGGTATGGAATGATAAGGGCAAACTGCTCACCGACGGTCCGGCCAGCTACAAAATCCCGGCGATCAGCGATGTGCCGAGCGATCTGCGCGTCACGCTGGTGGAGAATCGCAAAAATCCGCAGGACACGGTGTTCCATTCGAAAGCCGTTGGCGAGCCGCCCTTTATGTTAGGCATTGCCGTGTGGTGTGCATTGCAGGATGCCGTCGCCAGCGTCGACAACTATCGCCGCCATCCGCAGCTGGATGCACCGGCCACGCCAGAGCGGGTGTTCTGGGGGATTCAGCGCTTATCAGGAGCAGAGCATGATTTATCATGA
- the xdhA gene encoding xanthine dehydrogenase small subunit has protein sequence MIQFLLNNRLVTEHSLDPNLTVLNYLRGQQQRRGTKEGCASGDCGACTVTLGKVVDGQMHYQAVNSCLTLVSSLQGKQLITVEDLKQGSELHSVQQAMVDCHGSQCGYCTPGFVMSLFTLQKNSGGWNRHQAEQALAGNLCRCTGYRPIMEAAQQACEHAHADAFTANAASLVQRLQALSNDDVQIIEADGSRCYLPKTVAQLADLYQQHPEARLVAGGTDLTLQITQQYQRLPLLIALEQVNELKVCHEDHDHIYLGAAASLQQCYQFLAQHIPAFSRMLERFASLQIRNQGTLGGNIGNASPIGDCAPMLLALNAQLVLQQGERQRKVPLDHFFTAYRQTVMQPGEFIHSITIAKVTVSPNFAAWKVAKRLDDDISAVFAAINLHISNDVIVEARIAFGGMAATPKRALAAETALLGQPLNLTSIEKACTALSVDFQPLSDFRASADYRLQVARNLLRRYYAQASGELTITEVSRYVS, from the coding sequence ATGATTCAGTTTTTACTCAACAATCGTCTAGTGACCGAACACTCGCTGGATCCCAACCTCACCGTGCTCAACTACTTGCGCGGCCAGCAGCAGCGACGCGGCACCAAAGAGGGCTGCGCCTCAGGGGATTGCGGTGCCTGCACCGTCACGCTCGGTAAGGTCGTCGATGGCCAGATGCACTATCAGGCGGTCAACAGCTGCCTGACACTGGTCAGCAGCCTGCAGGGTAAGCAACTGATCACCGTGGAAGATCTTAAACAGGGCAGCGAACTGCACAGCGTGCAGCAAGCGATGGTGGATTGCCACGGATCGCAGTGCGGTTACTGCACGCCGGGCTTTGTGATGTCGCTGTTCACCCTGCAAAAAAACAGTGGCGGCTGGAATCGTCATCAGGCGGAACAGGCATTAGCGGGCAATCTCTGCCGCTGCACCGGTTATCGTCCGATCATGGAGGCCGCGCAGCAGGCATGTGAACACGCACATGCGGATGCGTTCACCGCCAACGCCGCCTCGCTGGTGCAGCGTTTACAGGCGCTCAGCAACGATGACGTGCAGATTATTGAAGCCGATGGCAGCCGCTGTTATCTGCCGAAAACCGTGGCGCAGCTCGCCGATCTTTATCAGCAGCATCCCGAGGCACGTTTAGTGGCGGGCGGCACCGATCTGACACTGCAGATCACCCAGCAATATCAACGCCTGCCGCTGTTAATTGCGCTTGAGCAGGTTAACGAGCTGAAGGTTTGCCACGAGGATCATGACCATATTTATCTCGGTGCCGCCGCGTCCTTGCAGCAGTGCTACCAGTTTCTGGCGCAGCACATCCCGGCGTTTAGCCGCATGCTGGAGCGTTTTGCCTCGCTGCAAATCCGCAATCAGGGCACGCTGGGCGGCAACATTGGCAATGCATCACCGATTGGCGATTGTGCGCCAATGCTGCTGGCGTTGAACGCGCAGCTGGTTTTGCAGCAGGGCGAACGGCAGAGAAAAGTTCCGCTCGATCATTTCTTTACCGCATATCGCCAAACGGTAATGCAGCCGGGTGAGTTCATTCACAGTATTACTATTGCCAAAGTGACGGTGTCACCCAACTTTGCCGCATGGAAAGTGGCGAAACGACTGGACGATGATATTTCCGCCGTGTTCGCCGCCATCAATCTGCACATCAGTAATGATGTGATTGTGGAAGCGCGTATCGCCTTTGGCGGCATGGCGGCAACACCGAAACGCGCGCTGGCAGCGGAAACAGCGCTGCTTGGCCAGCCGTTGAATCTCACCAGCATCGAAAAAGCCTGTACCGCGCTGAGCGTTGATTTCCAGCCGCTGAGCGACTTCCGCGCTAGCGCTGATTATCGCCTGCAGGTGGCACGCAATCTGCTGCGCCGCTATTACGCGCAAGCGTCTGGCGAGCTGACCATTACCGAGGTGTCGCGCTATGTCTCATAA
- the guaD gene encoding guanine deaminase gives MPYASETLLRASFFDITALAAQPDDIAANARYLEDGLLTLRDGKVVSLESWQIAEGRVNPAEVTDLRGKLIVPGFIDTHIHYPQTEMIGAFGEQLLEWLNHYTFPAESQYHCPDHSAKMSAFFLQQLLSNGTTTALVFGTVHKQSVDALFSAAHQLDMRLIAGKVMMDRNAPEYLTETPEQSYQHTRELIERWHQRGRLSYALTPRFAPTSSPELLDKVRQLREAYPDVWMHTHLSENQQEIAWVKALFPERDGYLDVYHHHHLTGKRSVFAHCLHLEDKEWQCLHDTDSSIAFCPTSNLFLGSGLFNIKRCWQQGVRMGIGTDVGAGTTFNLLQTLGEAYKVGQLQQYKLSACEAFYHATLGGAHALDLDDVIGNFNPGKEADFVVLDPAVSALQKLRHANSKDIWERLFVLMTLGDDRNIAQTWVSGKPVWQRESEEQIA, from the coding sequence ATGCCTTACGCATCCGAAACGCTGCTGCGCGCCAGCTTCTTTGATATCACCGCTCTGGCCGCGCAGCCGGACGACATCGCCGCCAACGCACGCTATCTCGAAGATGGCTTATTAACGCTGCGCGACGGCAAAGTGGTCAGCCTCGAAAGCTGGCAGATCGCGGAAGGGCGCGTCAATCCAGCAGAGGTTACCGATCTGCGCGGCAAACTGATTGTGCCGGGCTTTATCGATACCCATATTCATTACCCGCAAACTGAGATGATTGGTGCCTTCGGCGAGCAGTTACTCGAATGGCTGAATCACTACACCTTCCCGGCGGAAAGCCAATATCACTGTCCCGATCACTCAGCAAAAATGTCGGCGTTCTTCCTGCAACAGCTGTTATCAAACGGCACCACCACCGCGCTGGTGTTTGGCACCGTGCACAAACAGTCGGTGGATGCACTATTTAGCGCGGCGCATCAATTGGATATGCGGCTGATTGCCGGCAAAGTGATGATGGATCGCAATGCGCCGGAATACCTGACTGAAACGCCCGAACAGAGCTACCAGCACACGCGAGAACTGATTGAACGCTGGCATCAACGTGGTCGCCTGAGCTACGCGCTCACGCCGCGCTTCGCGCCGACATCCTCACCGGAACTGCTGGACAAAGTGCGTCAGCTGCGCGAAGCGTATCCAGACGTGTGGATGCACACGCACCTGAGTGAAAACCAGCAGGAAATCGCCTGGGTAAAAGCGCTGTTCCCGGAGCGTGACGGATATCTCGACGTCTACCATCATCACCACCTCACCGGCAAACGCAGCGTGTTCGCCCACTGTTTGCATCTGGAAGATAAAGAGTGGCAATGCCTGCACGACACCGATTCATCGATTGCGTTCTGCCCGACCTCAAACCTGTTTCTCGGCAGCGGCCTGTTCAATATCAAACGCTGCTGGCAGCAGGGCGTGCGCATGGGCATCGGCACCGATGTCGGCGCTGGCACCACCTTTAACCTGCTGCAAACGCTCGGCGAAGCCTACAAAGTCGGTCAGTTACAGCAGTACAAACTGAGCGCCTGCGAAGCGTTCTATCATGCCACCCTGGGCGGCGCGCACGCGCTCGATCTCGATGACGTCATCGGCAACTTTAATCCCGGTAAAGAGGCCGATTTCGTGGTGCTCGACCCGGCGGTTTCGGCGCTGCAGAAGCTGCGCCATGCCAATAGCAAAGATATCTGGGAGCGCCTGTTTGTGCTGATGACGCTGGGCGATGACCGCAACATCGCGCAGACCTGGGTGAGCGGCAAACCGGTATGGCAGCGTGAAAGTGAGGAGCAAATCGCATGA
- the ydfG gene encoding bifunctional NADP-dependent 3-hydroxy acid dehydrogenase/3-hydroxypropionate dehydrogenase YdfG, translated as MIIFVTGATAGFGQSITRRFIATGHKVIASGRRAERLKELKEELGDNLYTVQLDVRNRAAIDEVIAALPAEWRDIDVLVNNAGLALGVEPAHKANIEDWENMIDTNNKGLVYMTRAVLPAMVERNVGHIVNIGSIAGSWPYLGGNVYGATKAFVRQFSLNLRTDLHGTALRVTDIEPGLVGGTEFSNVRFKGDDGKAEQVYEGTTALTAEDVTEAVYWVTTLPKHVNINTLEIMPVTQTTAGLKVHKG; from the coding sequence ATGATTATTTTTGTTACTGGCGCAACTGCTGGTTTTGGTCAAAGTATCACCCGCCGCTTCATTGCTACAGGTCACAAGGTGATCGCCAGCGGACGTCGCGCTGAGCGCTTAAAAGAGTTGAAAGAGGAGCTGGGCGACAATCTGTATACCGTGCAGCTGGACGTGCGCAATCGTGCCGCCATCGACGAAGTGATTGCTGCCCTGCCCGCCGAATGGCGCGATATTGATGTGCTGGTGAACAATGCCGGCCTGGCGCTGGGCGTTGAACCGGCGCATAAAGCCAATATTGAAGACTGGGAAAATATGATCGACACCAACAACAAAGGCTTGGTGTATATGACGCGCGCGGTGCTGCCAGCGATGGTTGAGCGCAACGTGGGGCATATTGTGAATATCGGTTCGATTGCCGGCAGCTGGCCCTATTTAGGCGGTAACGTTTATGGCGCGACCAAAGCGTTCGTGCGTCAGTTCAGCCTGAATCTGCGTACCGATCTGCACGGCACCGCGCTGCGCGTAACCGATATTGAGCCAGGTTTGGTTGGCGGCACCGAGTTTTCTAACGTGCGCTTTAAAGGCGATGATGGTAAAGCGGAACAGGTATATGAAGGCACCACCGCACTGACGGCAGAAGATGTCACCGAAGCGGTCTATTGGGTGACCACGCTGCCAAAACACGTCAACATTAATACGCTGGAGATTATGCCCGTAACGCAAACCACCGCAGGTTTGAAGGTGCATAAAGGTTAA
- a CDS encoding YnfA family protein: MLVKTTLLFFITAIAEIVGCFLPWLWLKKGMTAWLLLPAAASLALFVWLLTLHPAASGRVYAAYGGVYVLTALIWLRVVDGVKLSTWDWVGALVAFSGMLIIVAGWGRA; the protein is encoded by the coding sequence ATGCTGGTGAAAACCACGTTGCTGTTTTTCATTACAGCGATTGCGGAAATTGTCGGGTGCTTCCTGCCGTGGCTCTGGTTAAAGAAGGGCATGACGGCCTGGCTATTGCTGCCAGCGGCGGCGAGTCTGGCGCTGTTCGTTTGGTTATTGACGCTGCATCCAGCGGCAAGCGGACGCGTCTATGCGGCCTATGGCGGCGTGTATGTGTTGACCGCGCTAATCTGGCTGCGTGTGGTAGATGGCGTGAAACTGAGTACCTGGGATTGGGTCGGCGCGCTGGTGGCGTTTAGCGGTATGCTGATTATTGTGGCCGGTTGGGGACGCGCTTAA
- a CDS encoding DUF1283 family protein, with protein MKKLYSTLLVTVLTSSALLAAPLASANTDRLIIENGNSASSNEAARQSKEQWNDTKNLRNKVNTRVEKEFDKADKAFDTRDSCEKSYNVNAYWEPNTLRCLDRRTGRPVAP; from the coding sequence ATGAAAAAACTGTATTCCACCCTGCTGGTAACCGTGCTGACCTCCAGCGCATTACTGGCCGCGCCGCTGGCTTCTGCAAATACCGATCGCCTGATTATTGAAAATGGCAACAGTGCGTCCAGCAATGAAGCAGCGCGTCAAAGCAAAGAGCAGTGGAACGACACAAAAAATCTGCGTAACAAGGTCAATACCCGCGTTGAGAAAGAGTTCGACAAAGCGGATAAAGCCTTTGATACGCGTGATTCGTGCGAGAAAAGTTACAACGTTAACGCCTATTGGGAACCTAACACGCTGCGTTGCCTTGATCGTCGTACCGGACGCCCCGTTGCGCCCTAA